The stretch of DNA CGTCGTCACCTCGCATCATTATAAAAATCATGAAGTCATGCGTTACGACAAACCGCTAAGTTCGATGCTAAGAACTGAACTTGAGCAAGTCGGTGACAGTATGATTTTACGCAGCCCGATTTTCAAAAACAGTGCAGTGCGACCTGTCGATACCTTCGATGAGAATGACAATAGGATCTCAATAGAGGCCGTTAAACTCGGCTACATATCGATATTGATCAATAAAGAGAATGCGCTGCTTGAGCAACATCGCGCCGCTGTGGCGGCGTTTATTATTGTATTGATTGGGGTGCAGCTGAATCTATTTTTTACTTTCCGACTGGTTAAAAACGTAACCCAACCCATTACTGAAATGGTACGAGTGGTAGCCAAAATTCGAGAAGGTAAACTCGACACCCGTTTAACCGGAAACCTCATTGGTGAGCTGGATCTGCTTAAACGCGGTATTAATGCCATGGCAGGCTCCTTGTCGGAATACCATGATGAAATGCAGCAAAATATTGACCAAGCCACATCTGATTTACGAGAGACACTCGAACAAATTGAGATCCAAAACGTTGAGCTTGATATGGCCAAAAAGCGGGCGCTAGAAGCCAGCCGGATTAAGTCTGAATTTTTAGCCAACATGTCCCATGAGTTACGCACCCCACTTAATGGCGTCATTGGTTTTGCAAAACAGTTATTAAAGACCCCATTACACTCCAGTCAGCAAGACTATATTCGTACCATTGAGCGCAGCGCCACGAGCCTACTCAGTATCATCAACGATATTTTGGATTTTTCTAAGCTAGAAGCCGGTAAAATGGTATTGGAAAACATGCCATTTTCTCTGCGTGAAATAGTCGAAGAAACCGTCACTATGTTGTCTAGCAGTGCACGAGAAAAACAGATTGAGTTGGTGATCGATGTTGACCCACGTATTCCAGAGGATGTTACTGGCGATGCGATGCGTTTTAGCCAAATCCTGACGAATTTAGTCGGCAACGCAATTAAGTTTACCGACAGGGGGAGTGTGCAGCTTAAGATGCAACTTGAAGAGATTGCGGACGGTAAAGCGCGTGTCCGTATTGAGATAATTGATACAGGTATCGGTATTGATGCCGAAAAACTGGCCGCATTATTCCAAGCTTTTGGCCAAGCAGATTCTTCTATCTCAAGGCGCTTTGGTGGTACCGGTCTTGGACTGGTGATCACCAAGCGTTTGGTTAATCGAATGGGTGGCCAAATAGGCTGTAATTCAGAGCTACAACAAGGCTCAACCTTCTGGTTTTCCTTACCTCTTAACTTAAGCCAATTCCCCATCAGCGATACCTTACCAATTGGTACGCTTAAGAATAAAAGCATTTTACTATTCGAACCTAATCCGTTATCACAGCATGCCATTGAACGTATGCTGCTACGCTGGGGTCTTAAAGTCACTAAGGTGACCAGCAGTAAACAGCTCGAATTTATTGTGACTCAGTCAAATCACTTGTTTGATTATGGGCTCTTTAGTTGTAAACCGCTCGCGACTGGCGGCAACGGTGTTGAGCTGCTCAAAGTGGCTAAACCTAAAATAAGTTACTTAATGCTGATAAACAATTGCGTCGAAAGTGAGGATATCTTCACTCAAATTCGCCCCTATATCGACAAGCAACTCACGATGCCTATCGGTGAGAAGCGACTGTCCAGTAGCTTGATCGATCAACAATCTACACTTGAAGCCGAAGTATTGCCAATGCCTGCAATAATGTCGGCCCCCGAGGTGAGAGAAAACTTAACCGTACTGGCAGTTGACGACAACCCTGCTAATTTAAAGCTTATGGATACATTACTAAAAGAGCTAGTGACCCAAGTGCTCATTGTCGATAATGGTGATGCCGCGGTAGAAATTGCAAGACAACGCAGTTTTGACCTTATCTTTATGGATATTCAAATGCCAGGCACTGACGGCATTAGCGCCACTAAACTAATAAGACAAAATTCAGCTAATCGCAATACGCCCATTATAGCAGTGACCGCCCACGCTATAGCTGAAGAGCGAGAGCGTATATCATCGAGTGGTATGGATGGCTACTTACCCAAACCTATCGATGAGGCAGCACTGAAGGAAGTGATCCGCAAATGGAAAAACAAACCCAAGTTCACCCACTTTGATCAGCGCACCTTAAATTGGGAACTGTGTTTGACGCAGGCAAATAACAAGCCAAACTTAGCCATTGATATGTTGAAGATGTTGTTAAAGTCACTGCCAGAGACGGTGGAGCATATCAATAGTGCACTCACGAATTTTGATCAGCAAAACATGCTTACCTGTATTCATAAATTACACGGTGCAAGCTGTTATTGTGGCGTGCCGACCACCCAACAACTTTGTCAGGAGATAGAGTCAGGGTTAAAGCGTGGTGTTACTGTAGAAGATGTAGAACCTGAAATCCTTGAGTTACTTGATGAGTTAACTAAGGTAGAATCAGCCGCTAATCAAGTGATCACCCAGCTATCAGTGGAAATAAAAGATGACAAATAAACCGGGCTTTTTTCAACGCTTAAAAGGGCTAACACTAGCACAAAAGAAACTTTTTGCTATTGCATTATGCCAGCGCATGCTACCCAATTATCAGCTTTTTTCTGAAGTGTGTGAATTTGGCAACCCGAAGGTGCTCGATACACTGCTCAACCTGCTTTGGCAGTCAATGTACGACAATAAACTGAAACTAAATTTAGAGCTACAAATGGAACGTATAGAAGAAAATACGCCAGAGCCTGCTGATTTTGACGTCTACGGCGTATATCCAGCACTAGATGCAGCGGTAGCCTTAACCTCTTTGCTAAGCGCACTAGAAAGTAAAGTTGAAGAAGATATCACTAATATCAGTAAGCTCTCGTCAGCTACGGTTGCCAACTATATTGAAGCAACCTGCGAGCAAGATTTTGATAAAGAATCAGAATTAGATGATTATATTTTTAACCATGAAGTCATGGTTGAAGAAAAAGAGATGCAAGAAGATCTTCTGCAAACCATCGAAAAGAACCCACATCTCAAAGCCGATTTCATCAAAGAGTTACGCCGAGAAATTGTCACCGTCGGCATATCAAATATTGGCGTCAGCGCAGCAGAGTAATACCGCAAAAGAGTCGCTTTATTAAAGCGACTCTTATACTCATGCCATTTGTAACATCAGGATCACGTGGGTATAGAATACGCTTAATTCAAGGTGATAGTTGTTCCCTTAACTGTCCATCGAGAACAATTGCTCCGCTTTGGACTGCATAAACTCGATAAAGAGCTTAACCTTCAAAGGTTGATGACTGCGTTGATGATACAAGATTGAAATCCGCCTTTTCTCACCAATCCATTCAGGTAATAGCGTTGTCAACTGGCCGCTCTTAAGCTGGTTTTTCACAAAAAGTGCTGGGCCATATAAAACCCCACCATGATCTACAGCGGCCTGCACTGCGCCATTTAACTCACTTAACGTCAGTTTTGCAGGTCCATCATAATAAAAGTTCTCTCCCGATGGGTGCTTTAAAGTCCAGTTAAACAAAGGCCATACTTTAATCAACGCGTGTTGTTCTAAATCGCTTGGATGGCACAAGCTAGGTGCCTTATCCATATACTGCGACGAGGCAAACAAACCATAATTAAGCACGCCAAGAGAGCTCGACACCCAAGAAGAATCTGGTTGGGTGCCACCGACAATAGCAACATCAACCCCCTCATCTATAAGATCGATTACGTTATTATTTTGTACTATATGCAGCTGTATATCTGGGAATTTTTCACAAAACTCGTTAATGGCATGGATGAAAATCATCGAAATAATTGACACCGGAGCCGCTATTCTAAGGGTACCTTCAGGCTTATCCACCGCAGCGCCTCTGATACTGTCAAACTGAGATACTATGGCCTGATATTGCTGAAACAGCGCTATGCCCTCCTCTGTTAGACGCAGCTTGCGAGTGTTCCTCATCAACAACTGCTTATCGAGCTGTGTTTCCAATTTAGTCAACTTACGGCTCACCGTTGCAATTGGCATCTCCAGCTCTTTAGCGGCTTGGGAAAAGCTCCCTGCATTAACTAAATGAACAAATTGGTAGATCAGCTGTAATTCCAAACCAAAATTACTATTCATCAATATAAACCCAAGCGTTTAAAACATAAAAAGGGGATCGGCTACGACCTAAGATTAATAGTATAACAAAACGTAAATATGATAATGTTCTAACTCAATTTTATGCGTGTTTTACGTATATTGTGGACAAGTTAATAGAGAAAATATGTCAGCTGTTATAACGCCACTACTCGCTGTATTTGGCATCATGTTGATTGGCACTTTGGTGCAAAAATCAAAACTGCTGCCTGCTGAGACCGATCAAGTTTTAAACCAATATGTGTACTATATTGCGTTTCCGGCCATTATGCTGATCACATTGGCACAAACCCCGATCAACGACATACTGCACTGGGGTTATATCGCTGGGTTTAGTGGCGCCATGCTAACCAGCTACGCGATCACCTTTCTCGTCTCGCGTTGGACCAATCCATCTCAAAACGCAGTCGCGTCTATGCGAGCGCTCAACGCCACCTTTGGCAATACTGCTTTTATCGGTATTCCCTTAATGGCGATGTTGTTTCCCAATAATCAAACGGCACTCGCCGCAGCCGCTATTGCCAGTCTATTATCGGTGTTAATTTTTGCCATCGCGCTCGTGTCATTGGAAATGATTGGCCGCAAGCAAAGCAGCTCAGCGGCAAAAATCATTAGCCTCGCCTTAATGCACAACCCTATTGTAGTGGGTAGTATGGTTGGGATAGTCCTATCCGCAATGACAATTACTTTGCCTGATAGTATCGCCCTCATCATTCGTCAACTGGGTATGACCTCGAGCCCTTGTGCACTGTTTGCCATAGGTATGGTGCTCGCTAAATCAGCTCAACACCAAACTTCAACACATATTATTAGCCTGAAACAGCTCACAGAGATTAGTGTTATCAATGCCATTAAACTGATTTTTCAGCCTCTAGTCACTTACTTGATCATGTTTAGCCTAGATGTTGATCCACAATTGATTGCTATGGGCGTCATACTCGCGGCGCTGCCGACTGCTGCCAGTGTCTACCTACTTGCACAACGGTACCAAACTCAAGTCATCACCAGTGCTCAGGGAATACTATTGGGTACCCTTGTCACCTTTATTACTTTACCGTTATTAGAAGCTTATCTATTGGGTTAACATTCGATGCTTAATTTAAAAGCCCGCCTTGCTAAACCTTGGTTCTAGCAACTTTTACTTCTGCATAGTGAGAGAGTGCACTAGATAAATTTATTACTCCGCTAATGAATACTTCCCATCTAACTGTATTTATTACCTTTTAGCTTATAGAACGCGGTAATTAGAGATGAAAAAAGTTGCCGATATCGATTAATTTTCCAACTGATAGTTTACTGTATAAAAAAACAGTATATACTGTTCATTAATACAGTGTATTGGGATAGGACATCACTATGCTTTGCCAACTCAGCATTAATAATTTTGCTATTGTGCGTTTTTTGGAACTCGATTTTAAAGCCGGCATGACCAGTATCACTGGTGAAACCGGCGCGGGTAAATCTATTGCTATAGATGCATTAGGCTTGTGCCTAGGTAATCGAGCCGACGCTAATGCCATTCGGCCTGGCGCCACCAAAGCGGAGGTAAGTGCACGCTTTTCATTATCTGATATTCCACTCGCAAAGCGCTGGTTAGAAGATAATGATCTCGAACTAGATAATGAGTGTATCTTAAGACGAACCATCAATAATGATGGCCGCTCACGCGCATATATCAATGGTAATCCAGTCCCACTTGCACAGATAAAATGCCTCGGACAACTGCTGATTGGCATTCATGGCCAACACGCTCACCATGCGATGCTAAAAAGTGAGCACCAGCTTACTTTACTCGATAGTTACGCCAACCATAAAATGCTACTCGACACTGTAGCGGCGAGTTATCAGAGATGTAAAACTGTTGAAAAACAGTTACATCAATTAGAGTTAGCGCAGCATGAAAGGCTTGCTCGTAAACAGTTACTGCAATACCAGGTTGAAGAACTCAATGAGTTTGCCATTGCTAAAGGCGAGTTTGAAACCATAGAGGCTGAACATAAAAAACTCGCCAACAGCACAGCATTAATCGAGCTATGCCGTAGCCAATTAAATATTTTGCAGGACAATGATCAAGCGAGTGTTGAGTCATTATTAAATACCTCTATAAGTCAGGGGCAAGATTTAGAAAGTTATGATGCCGAACTTGGCAGCGTTGTCGCCATGCTTAATGATGCACTTATTCAAGTACAAGAGAGTAGTAGCGAGCTTGAACGGTATTTAGAAGGTTTAGAACTCGACCCTGAATACTTTGAACAATTAGAGCTTCGGATCTCTAAAGCACTGCAACTGGCGCGCAAACACCATGTCAATGCCAGTGAATTGTTTGCTCACCATCAAGGTCTGTTGAATGAACTCAATGAGCTTGGATCGGACGGGGACAAACTTGAAGAGATCCGCAATCAACTGCAAAATAGCCAACAGGCATATTTGAATCACGCACGAAAACTAAGCCTTAGTCGTGGCCGCTACGCTAAAGAACTCGATAAAAAAGTGACTCAATCGATTCATGAGCTGAGCATGCCTAAGGGTAAATTCAGTATCGCAGTCAACTTTAATCAAGCCGTCATTAGCCCTCAAGGCTCCGATGCTATTGAGTTTCTCGTGACCACCAATCCAGGTCAACCTTTGCAGCCCATTGCTAAAGTGGCCTCAGGCGGAGAACTCTCTCGAATAGGCCTTGGCATACAAGTTATTACCGCTAAAAAAGTCGCGACTCCAACACTCATTTTTGATGAAGTAGATGTGGGGATATCAGGTCCAACGGCGGCTGTCGTCGGCCGGATGCTGCGGAGTTTAGGGGAATCGACTCAAGTATTTTGCGTGACCCACTTACCGCAAGTTGCCGGTAATGGCCATCAACATATGTTTGTTAATAAGACCAGTAAATCTGGTAAAACAGAAACATCCATGGTTGCCCTAGATAAAGACCAGCGAATTGAGGAGTTAGCTCGCTTACTGGGAGGTGACACCATTACCAGTAATACGATTGCCAATGCTAAAGAGCTGCTGTTTAGTTAAATGAACTTGCGTAAAACAACCATTAAAAAAGGAGCTAACAATAGCTCCTTTTTTAATGCCACACTCACGACCTAAATCAAGTAGTGAGCTGCGGTGTGTAAGCAAATCAAGGAAAATATCCCTGCAAGTACATCATCAATCATAATCCCAAAACCACCTTGCACTTTTGCATCCAGCCAACGAATCGGCCATGGTTTCAAAATATCAAAAAAGCGAAACAACACAAAACCGGCCAGTAACCATTGCCAACCCACTGGCGCCGCTATCATGGTGATAAGTAAACCGGCAATCTCATCCCAAACAATAGCACCGTGATCATGCACGCCCATATCTTTAGCGGCTTTATCACATATATAAAAGCCGATTAAGACGGTAAAAAGCGTCAAGCCGATATACCAAGGTAAGCTCAATGGTGCCATTAATAAGTAGAGCGGTATGGCGGCAAGCGTACCAAACGTACCTGGCGCCTTTGCGGCTAAACCTGAGCCAAATCCTAATGCCAAAAAATGAATAGGATTTTTAAGAGACAGCTTGGTTAGTGCTTTATCTTTTGAAAGTAAATTCATCAATTAAAGTGCTCAAATCCGAGGTTAATGGGCTCAAATGGCTGTTTATCTAACAACAATTTCAACTTGCCACCCGTGCAAATTTGACCAATCTTAGTAAACTTCACACCCGTCTCAGCCAATGCGATCTCTAGTGCGCCTTTTTGGGCTTCAGAGACAGTAAAGAGTAGTTCATAATCCTCACCACCCGTTAATGCATAGCTTAGCGCCATCTCAGCTGAGACATTGGCTTTGAGCTGGGGAGATAAAGGCAGCTTATCGACATTGATTGTGGCGCCAATATTCGAGGCTTTCAGTACATGTCGGATATCAGAGACTAAACCATCAGAAATATCAATGGCACTCGATGCCAGCGTGCGCAGTGCTTGCCCCGCTAATACCCTTGGAGTTGGCCGGTAATGACGATTAATAAGATAGTTTCTATCGTCTTCATTACAATCCGCTTTTCCGCGCAGTAGATCTAGCCCTAAAGCTGAATCACCTAATGTGCCGGTAGCGTAGATCCAATCTCCATTTCTTGCGCCGCTACGAGTCAGACCCGCATGCTTAGGCACTTGGCCATTAATGGTAATGGTGATTGAGCGGGGACCACGAGTAGTATCACCGCCAATAAGTGCTACGCCATAGTATTCGGCAATTTCAAACAAGCCTTCACTATAATCTGCCAACCAATTTTCGTCGACTTCTGGCAAGGTTAGCGCCAATGTCATCCATGCAGGCTCCGCCCCCATAGCAGCCAGATCGGATAAATTCACCGCTAGCGACTTATACCCCAGATCTTTTGCAGGCATATCAGCAAAGAAGTGCACGTTTTCCACTAAGGTGTCACAAGATATCACAACAGATTTATTTGCAGCGGGTTCAACAATGGCGCAATCATCACCAATGCCAAGTGCAACGTCTTTTCGAGACTGGGCACGCCCAATAAAAAAGCTTTCGATTAATTGAAATTCTTTCACAATACCAATCACAAATTAAGAAGTGGTTTGAGGAAAAAAGAGGATCTAATAGTAAGAGGATCTTAGCTATGATTTTAGTTACGTTAGATGTGTTCTGCTATTAAATGCCAGCCACGGATCATGCAACTGTTATTCTCTTTTTAGGCATACAAAAACGGCATCCGAAGATGCCGTTTTTACTATTTCGTTCTTGCGACTAGCTTATCCAGAATACCGTTAACGAACTTATGTCCATCTTCAGCGCCGAATGCTTTGGCAAGCTCGATAGCTTCGTTAATTGCTACTTTATAAGGAACATCCTTGCGGAAAGTCAGCTCATAAGTTGCTAAACGAACAATCGCCTTTTCGACAGGGTCAACTTCATTCAAAGGACGAGTCAAAAATGGAATGATTAGCTCATCCAATTGGCTTTTCTTAGTTGCTACGCCCGCTAATAACTCACGAAAGTAAGTTATATCGACACCATCAACATTTTGTTCAGTTAGAAACTCATGCTCAACATCAGCAATATTGTTGCCACTTAGCTGCCAAGAGTAAATGGCCTGAACCGCTAAACGACGTGCCTTTCGGCGCTCTGAAGGCTTCATTAAATTGTCCTAGATTACAGGTGTTCTTCAAGTGCTTGCAGCACGTTAACCATCTCTAACAGACCCAAAGCAGCTTCGCCGCCTTTGTTGCCTGCTTTAGTACCTGAACGTTCAATTGCTTGTTCAATAGTATCAGTGGTTAAAACGCCGAATGAAACAGGAATATCAAATTCAAGTGCAACTTGAGCTAGACCTTTATTACATTCGCCTGCAACAAAATCAAAATGAGGTGTACCGCCACGGATAACCGCACCAAGTGAGATTATTCCGTCAAATTTTCCGCTTGCCGCAACACGACGTGCAGCAAGTGGCAGTTCAACAGCGCCAGGCACTTTAATTACAGTGATATTATCATCTGAAACTTGGCCAAAACGCTTAAGAGTGTCTACCGCACCACTAAGTAAACTATCTACAACAAAGCTATTAAAACGTGAAACTACGATCGCAATTTTTGCGTTTTTCGATTCGATATTACCTTGAACTATGTGCATTTATCTTACCTAAAATTAGCTAATTACCCAGCATGGGGGCGGAAGAGGCGGTATGATACCACAGCCGTTAACGCTGATCCCCATGCAATTTATAAGAAAAGTGTTAAATTACCCCTTGGATGATTTTCCAACCCAAGATAGTATTTTATTCTGCTATATAATCAGTTACTTCTAAACCAAAGCCTGATAGTGAATGATAACGCTTTGGTGAGCTAAGTAACCGCATTGATGTCACGCCTACATTTGCTAGGATTTGCGAGCCAACACCCACTTGACGTGAGGTTCCTTGCCACTTAGCTGTAATAGGTGCACTGCCGTTATCTTCAGCTTCAAATGCTTTAACTTTGGCTAAAATATCACTGCTATGCTCTTGATGACCGAGCAGTACCAGTACGCCACCGTCTTCGCTAATGCGCTGCATTGCTTTTTCTAGTGGCCAACTGCGTTGCTGATCGCGCTCGGAATGTAAAAGGTCGTTAAAGGTATTTTGTAGGTGAACACGTACAAGTATGTTCTCTGTAACCGGACCTTTGACTAATACATAGTGTAATTGATTATCGATAGTGTCACGGAAAGTCAGCATATCAAACTCACCAAAACGGGTTGGTAGCTTACATTGCGCTTCACGTACAACACTGGTTTCTTTAGTGTTGCGGTATTCAATTAGGTCAGCAATAGTGCCCATCTTTAATCCGTGCTTTTCAGCAAAAATTTCAAGATCTGGACGACGCGCCATGGTGCCATCGTCCTTTAAAATTTCAACGATGACTGATGAAGCTTCAAAACCTGCTAATCTTGCTAAGTCACAGCCCGCTTCAGTATGACCGGCACGGATGAGCACGCCACCCTCTTTTGCCATCAATGGGAATATGTGGCCAGGTTGCACAATATCACTAGGCTTAGCATCTTTGGCAACTGCAGCTTTTACCGTGACGGCACGATCTTGCGCTGAAATACCCGTTGTGACACCTTCAGCCGCTTCAATAGACATTGTAAAGTTGGTTGAGAACTGGGCATTATTGTTGGTGACCATTAAAGGCAGGTTTAGCTGTTCGCAACGTTCTTTAGTCAAGGTTTGACAAATAAGACCGCGACCGAACATCGCCATAAAGTTAACCGCCTCTGGCGTCACCATGTCAGCAGCCATAATAAGGTCGCCTTCATTTTCTCTATCTTCATCATCCATCAAGATAACCATCTTGCCTAGACGAATATCTTCGATGATCTCTTCTATACTATGTAGCGACATGTTCAGACCTTTATTTTGTATTACTGCATTAAGTGAGGTTGCTAACCTTTATGCCTATCGTGGCAAAACAGTATATAAATTTATATGATTATTTTTTTGGAGCTTCTAAAGATAAATTCTATCTTTAAAATAGCCTTAAGCCAGTATTTAACGTAAAAAAC from Shewanella sp. Choline-02u-19 encodes:
- the barA gene encoding two-component sensor histidine kinase BarA, which gives rise to MTKYSLRSWVLVLALAPTILVGILLGSYFTINRFYELEETLIDQASSIIEPLAIAAEVGLDSKDFETTKRLITAAQLNKASLVQFIAIFDVDNRVVVTSHHYKNHEVMRYDKPLSSMLRTELEQVGDSMILRSPIFKNSAVRPVDTFDENDNRISIEAVKLGYISILINKENALLEQHRAAVAAFIIVLIGVQLNLFFTFRLVKNVTQPITEMVRVVAKIREGKLDTRLTGNLIGELDLLKRGINAMAGSLSEYHDEMQQNIDQATSDLRETLEQIEIQNVELDMAKKRALEASRIKSEFLANMSHELRTPLNGVIGFAKQLLKTPLHSSQQDYIRTIERSATSLLSIINDILDFSKLEAGKMVLENMPFSLREIVEETVTMLSSSAREKQIELVIDVDPRIPEDVTGDAMRFSQILTNLVGNAIKFTDRGSVQLKMQLEEIADGKARVRIEIIDTGIGIDAEKLAALFQAFGQADSSISRRFGGTGLGLVITKRLVNRMGGQIGCNSELQQGSTFWFSLPLNLSQFPISDTLPIGTLKNKSILLFEPNPLSQHAIERMLLRWGLKVTKVTSSKQLEFIVTQSNHLFDYGLFSCKPLATGGNGVELLKVAKPKISYLMLINNCVESEDIFTQIRPYIDKQLTMPIGEKRLSSSLIDQQSTLEAEVLPMPAIMSAPEVRENLTVLAVDDNPANLKLMDTLLKELVTQVLIVDNGDAAVEIARQRSFDLIFMDIQMPGTDGISATKLIRQNSANRNTPIIAVTAHAIAEERERISSSGMDGYLPKPIDEAALKEVIRKWKNKPKFTHFDQRTLNWELCLTQANNKPNLAIDMLKMLLKSLPETVEHINSALTNFDQQNMLTCIHKLHGASCYCGVPTTQQLCQEIESGLKRGVTVEDVEPEILELLDELTKVESAANQVITQLSVEIKDDK
- a CDS encoding YjaG family protein, producing the protein MTNKPGFFQRLKGLTLAQKKLFAIALCQRMLPNYQLFSEVCEFGNPKVLDTLLNLLWQSMYDNKLKLNLELQMERIEENTPEPADFDVYGVYPALDAAVALTSLLSALESKVEEDITNISKLSSATVANYIEATCEQDFDKESELDDYIFNHEVMVEEKEMQEDLLQTIEKNPHLKADFIKELRREIVTVGISNIGVSAAE
- a CDS encoding LysR family transcriptional regulator, with the translated sequence MNSNFGLELQLIYQFVHLVNAGSFSQAAKELEMPIATVSRKLTKLETQLDKQLLMRNTRKLRLTEEGIALFQQYQAIVSQFDSIRGAAVDKPEGTLRIAAPVSIISMIFIHAINEFCEKFPDIQLHIVQNNNVIDLIDEGVDVAIVGGTQPDSSWVSSSLGVLNYGLFASSQYMDKAPSLCHPSDLEQHALIKVWPLFNWTLKHPSGENFYYDGPAKLTLSELNGAVQAAVDHGGVLYGPALFVKNQLKSGQLTTLLPEWIGEKRRISILYHQRSHQPLKVKLFIEFMQSKAEQLFSMDS
- a CDS encoding AEC family transporter — protein: MSAVITPLLAVFGIMLIGTLVQKSKLLPAETDQVLNQYVYYIAFPAIMLITLAQTPINDILHWGYIAGFSGAMLTSYAITFLVSRWTNPSQNAVASMRALNATFGNTAFIGIPLMAMLFPNNQTALAAAAIASLLSVLIFAIALVSLEMIGRKQSSSAAKIISLALMHNPIVVGSMVGIVLSAMTITLPDSIALIIRQLGMTSSPCALFAIGMVLAKSAQHQTSTHIISLKQLTEISVINAIKLIFQPLVTYLIMFSLDVDPQLIAMGVILAALPTAASVYLLAQRYQTQVITSAQGILLGTLVTFITLPLLEAYLLG
- the recN gene encoding DNA repair protein RecN: MLCQLSINNFAIVRFLELDFKAGMTSITGETGAGKSIAIDALGLCLGNRADANAIRPGATKAEVSARFSLSDIPLAKRWLEDNDLELDNECILRRTINNDGRSRAYINGNPVPLAQIKCLGQLLIGIHGQHAHHAMLKSEHQLTLLDSYANHKMLLDTVAASYQRCKTVEKQLHQLELAQHERLARKQLLQYQVEELNEFAIAKGEFETIEAEHKKLANSTALIELCRSQLNILQDNDQASVESLLNTSISQGQDLESYDAELGSVVAMLNDALIQVQESSSELERYLEGLELDPEYFEQLELRISKALQLARKHHVNASELFAHHQGLLNELNELGSDGDKLEEIRNQLQNSQQAYLNHARKLSLSRGRYAKELDKKVTQSIHELSMPKGKFSIAVNFNQAVISPQGSDAIEFLVTTNPGQPLQPIAKVASGGELSRIGLGIQVITAKKVATPTLIFDEVDVGISGPTAAVVGRMLRSLGESTQVFCVTHLPQVAGNGHQHMFVNKTSKSGKTETSMVALDKDQRIEELARLLGGDTITSNTIANAKELLFS
- a CDS encoding phosphatidylglycerophosphatase A, with amino-acid sequence MNLLSKDKALTKLSLKNPIHFLALGFGSGLAAKAPGTFGTLAAIPLYLLMAPLSLPWYIGLTLFTVLIGFYICDKAAKDMGVHDHGAIVWDEIAGLLITMIAAPVGWQWLLAGFVLFRFFDILKPWPIRWLDAKVQGGFGIMIDDVLAGIFSLICLHTAAHYLI
- the thiL gene encoding thiamine-phosphate kinase; amino-acid sequence: MKEFQLIESFFIGRAQSRKDVALGIGDDCAIVEPAANKSVVISCDTLVENVHFFADMPAKDLGYKSLAVNLSDLAAMGAEPAWMTLALTLPEVDENWLADYSEGLFEIAEYYGVALIGGDTTRGPRSITITINGQVPKHAGLTRSGARNGDWIYATGTLGDSALGLDLLRGKADCNEDDRNYLINRHYRPTPRVLAGQALRTLASSAIDISDGLVSDIRHVLKASNIGATINVDKLPLSPQLKANVSAEMALSYALTGGEDYELLFTVSEAQKGALEIALAETGVKFTKIGQICTGGKLKLLLDKQPFEPINLGFEHFN
- the nusB gene encoding transcription antitermination factor NusB, with product MKPSERRKARRLAVQAIYSWQLSGNNIADVEHEFLTEQNVDGVDITYFRELLAGVATKKSQLDELIIPFLTRPLNEVDPVEKAIVRLATYELTFRKDVPYKVAINEAIELAKAFGAEDGHKFVNGILDKLVARTK
- the ribH gene encoding 6,7-dimethyl-8-ribityllumazine synthase; the encoded protein is MHIVQGNIESKNAKIAIVVSRFNSFVVDSLLSGAVDTLKRFGQVSDDNITVIKVPGAVELPLAARRVAASGKFDGIISLGAVIRGGTPHFDFVAGECNKGLAQVALEFDIPVSFGVLTTDTIEQAIERSGTKAGNKGGEAALGLLEMVNVLQALEEHL
- the ribBA gene encoding bifunctional 3,4-dihydroxy-2-butanone-4-phosphate synthase/GTP cyclohydrolase II; its protein translation is MSLHSIEEIIEDIRLGKMVILMDDEDRENEGDLIMAADMVTPEAVNFMAMFGRGLICQTLTKERCEQLNLPLMVTNNNAQFSTNFTMSIEAAEGVTTGISAQDRAVTVKAAVAKDAKPSDIVQPGHIFPLMAKEGGVLIRAGHTEAGCDLARLAGFEASSVIVEILKDDGTMARRPDLEIFAEKHGLKMGTIADLIEYRNTKETSVVREAQCKLPTRFGEFDMLTFRDTIDNQLHYVLVKGPVTENILVRVHLQNTFNDLLHSERDQQRSWPLEKAMQRISEDGGVLVLLGHQEHSSDILAKVKAFEAEDNGSAPITAKWQGTSRQVGVGSQILANVGVTSMRLLSSPKRYHSLSGFGLEVTDYIAE